A part of Brassica rapa cultivar Chiifu-401-42 chromosome A05, CAAS_Brap_v3.01, whole genome shotgun sequence genomic DNA contains:
- the LOC103870844 gene encoding DNA excision repair protein ERCC-1 codes for MANEDDDGEKSRGTPQQIGNKPKTQIVIGVPSYQEVVESSQTKSTPPSLFQPSQTFSQAFAFVKSSDVYSAPPPTSSSSGASHVPSTSQTPQTDVASSSSSTPPVATGSLSTNTTQPRNAILVSNRQKGNPLLKHIRNVKWVFSDIIPDYLLGQTTCALYLSLRYHLLHPDYLYFRIRELQKNFKLRVVLCHVDVEDSVKPLLEVTKTALLHDCTLLCAWSLTECARYLETIKVYENKPADLIQGQMDTDYLSRLNHSLTSIRHVNKSDVVTLGSTFGSLAHIMDASMEDLARCPGIGERKVKRLYDTFHEPFKRAASSYPSVIEPTVTETEVHKDVNSEEPVVEADEDFVEDSRKRKKKEPEKSVKTALSTVFARYSDKLCKKKEKDTRTESDAETH; via the exons ATGGCGAACGAGGACGACGACGGAGAGAAATCACGAGGCACGCCACAACAGATTGGTAACAAACCCAAAACCCAGATCGTAATTGGCGTTCCATCGTACCAGGAAGTGGTGGAAAGCTCACAGACTAAGTCCACGCCACCATCTCTCTTCCAGCCTTCCCAGACTTTCTCTCAAGCATTCGCTTTCGTCAAATCCTCTGACGTCTACTCTGCTCCTCCTCCgacgtcttcttcttctggcgCTTCTCATGTGCCCAGTACAAG CCAAACGCCTCAAACAGATGtagcttcatcatcatcttctactcctcctgtagCTACTGGCTCTCTATCTACGAACACTACTCAACCACGTAACGCAATTCTCGTTAGCAATAGACAG AAAGGGAATCCTCTTCTTAAACATATCAGGAACGTGAAATGGGTTTTCTCAGATATCATCCCTGACTACTTACTTGGTCAAACCACTTGCGCTTTGTATCTAAG CTTGCGGTATCATCTCCTCCACCCGGATTACCTCTACTTCCGCATTAGAGAACTACAGAAGAACTTCAAGCTCCGTGTCGTTCTTTGCCACGTCGACGTT GAAGATTCGGTGAAACCGTTGCTTGAAGTCACCAAAACCGCTCTTCTCCATGACTGCACCCTACTGTGCGCCTGGAG CTTGACGGAATGTGCTCGTTACTTGGAGACGATTAAAGTCTATGAGAACAAACCTGCGGATCTCATACAAGGACAAATGGATACAGACTATCTCTCACGT CTAAACCATTCGCTTACAAGCATCAGACATGTGAACAAGAGCGATGTAGTCACACTTGGTTCTACATTTGGG TCACTTGCTCATATAATGGATGCATCCATGGAAGATCTAGCTCGTTGTCCTGGTATTGGCGAACGCAAG GTGAAGCGGTTGTACGATACGTTCCACGAACCTTTCAAGCGTGCAGCTTCGAGCTACCCGTCTGTTATAGAACCGACAGTTACGGAGACTGAAGTTCACAAGGATGTGAACTCAGAGGAACCTGTTGTTGAAGCAGACGAGGATTTTGTGGAGGACTCGAGGAAACGCAAGAAGAAGGAGCCTGAGAAAAGTGTGAAGACTGCGCTCTCGACTGTTTTCGCTAGATACTCTGATAAGCTCTGcaagaaaaaggagaaagatACAAGAACAGAGTCAGATGCTGAAACCCACTAA
- the LOC103870845 gene encoding E3 ubiquitin-protein ligase ATL6, whose protein sequence is MRRSDHAFSGVLPVVFLCILSAAELVAGQGQPDQRNEVYSYGKISPAMAVIVVILIAALFFMGFFSIYFRHYSALPDAAVSPAGGARPRGVFNAAVARGLDVSVVETFPTFVYSEVKTQKLGKGQLECAICLNEFEDDETLRLVPKCDHVFHPHCIGAWLEAHVTCPVCRANLAEQVAKDESVEPDVELQQVVLNPEPVVIAPVQEQSVTSEIDSRRLPGVPVDLKRAKFSRSHTTGHLVVQPGECTERFTLRLPEDARKRMMANWKLSRSNSLLVLSRGGSSRRGKPIDRSRARSDRWLYRKTSSFLWRSRDDGSIKLGGTGSVRANAVPNSTGDSVRSDRWAILRNASFLWRNSSVQGRKDKEGTSVKPPGTGGSTSGSDRLPV, encoded by the coding sequence ATGAGAAGATCTGATCACGCTTTCTCCGGCGTTTTACCGGTTGTTTTCTTGTGTATATTATCAGCTGCGGAGCTAGTAGCGGGTCAAGGACAGCCCGACCAGAGAAATGAAGTGTACAGCTACGGCAAGATAAGTCCAGCCATGGCAGTGATCGTCGTGATCCTCATCGCTGCTCTCTTCTTCATGGGCTTCTTCTCCATCTACTTCCGCCACTACTCCGCCCTACCCGACGCCGCCGTTTCCCCAGCCGGCGGAGCTAGACCCAGAGGAGTCTTCAACGCGGCGGTGGCACGTGGACTCGACGTCTCCGTAGTGGAGACTTTCCCGACGTTCGTGTACTCCGAGGTGAAGACGCAGAAGCTGGGGAAAGGTCAGTTGGAGTGTGCCATTTGTCTGAACGAGTTCGAAGACGACGAAACGCTGCGTTTGGTTCCCAAATGCGATCACGTGTTTCACCCTCACTGCATCGGTGCATGGCTCGAGGCTCACGTGACTTGTCCGGTTTGCAGAGCGAATCTCGCTGAGCAAGTGGCTAAAGACGAATCGGTCGAACCGGATGTTGAGTTACAGCAGGTGGTGTTGAATCCCGAACCGGTGGTTATTGCTCCGGTACAGGAACAATCGGTTACGAGTGAGATTGATTCGAGGAGATTGCCTGGAGTACCGGTGGATCTTAAACGAGCCAAGTTCTCGAGATCGCATACCACGGGACATTTGGTGGTTCAACCTGGAGAGTGTACCGAACGGTTTACTCTCCGGTTACCGGAAGATGCGAGGAAGAGGATGATGGCGAATTGGAAGCTAAGCCGGTCGAATAGTCTTCTTGTTCTATCTAGAGGAGGGAGCTCGAGGAGAGGTAAACCGATCGACCGGTCAAGGGCTCGGTCTGATCGATGGTTATACCGTAAAACGTCCTCGTTTCTGTGGAGGAGTCGAGATGATGGTTCGATTAAGCTAGGTGGAACCGGCAGCGTTCGAGCCAATGCTGTACCGAATTCAACCGGTGATTCGGTACGATCAGACCGGTGGGCTATTCTTAGAAACGCGTCGTTTTTATGGAGGAACTCCTCGGTACAGGGAAGGAAGGACAAGGAAGGAACTTCGGTTAAACCGCCCGGTACAGGTGGCTCAACTAGCGGTTCGGATAGATTACCGGTTTAA